TAGACAACTGATCTGGAACAGTGTAAAGAAGAATTCAAAGTCACgccaattccaaatccaaacaCACAAACATATAGTTACATAACAAGTTGTATGCCTAAAgttgaaaatcaaattaaacgAGTCCTTCATATACACCAGATCTGCTTTCAAGAAGAACTGCACTGAATATGATGGTAATCATCAACTTTTTACTTGCACAaatttcttctttcatttaaatattataggaataataacatataaaatgaaaaatcatcttCGATTTACAGATTTTTTACGATAAGAATTTCAGTGGAAATAATTTCAGCAATTTCGAAGAACAACCAGAATTTATCTTCAATTTGTATACTACTTTTGGAAATAATTTCCTTCTTTGCATACCAAACACACACAGACATGCATAACAACAAAACCCTAGAAGAAATATCACGCGCACGATTCAAATTCAAGAAGATTGGACAATTTGTTCGACAAATCCAATTCCTCACTCCTTTAATTCACGTCTGAGATACGGAAAAATAACGCAGAGAACAGCTATGAGAGGAGACTTACCGAAGACACAGCAGAAACAGGTAGTTGGGGAACTTTCAACTGAGGCTTTATAACTTTGAGCCTAGGTATTTATAAATTCTATTTACCGTGTTGTGGTTTACGATTTTGCGCGcttttactataattattgTCTGCAGGATTTTGCGCGTTTTTACTATAATTACAAATTCTAATTATCGCATTTTTACGAATATGTGAAAAGATTTGTGCATTGGAATTATCGTGTTTTACAATTTTGCGCGTATTATAATTATGTGGTGGGTGTTTAGAAATCCTAATTACCGTATCGTGGTTTTACAATTTTGCGcgtttttactattataaatcCTAGGTTTCTATTATACATGAATTCTTATTCATCTCTGTCttattaatatagtaaaaCCTAATTATCTTAAATATTGAGGAGATAAGAATATGTTTCTATTATGAAATGATCTAGcggaaaaggaaaagttttTGAGAAACAATATCTAGTACTACTTCAGTTCTTTTTTTCCagttttttcaaatttaatctttatactactaattacaTCGATAATTAATCTACTCTCTAATGTTCTAAAAtctaaattgataaataaagtGGCATAAGATAAAATTTTGGTCGTCTTAATTTTGATCAAACAATCATTATTTTGTCTATGTTTGCATATAATGTAATCCCGTGACACTAATCTATATCAccatataaattcataaattgtattttaatgcTCATATTATTGGTACTTCTACAATTATTTAGAGGAGATAGCAATTCAGTGTTGACGATTAATTTCTGTTGTGGAATGGGCATGGAAACTGAGGAGCGGACGGAATTTAAGTAGAGTATATAACTCAAAATCGTCTTacctaaaatattttatacgacttttcttgtgatttaataaataattcgTCTAGTTTGAGGCTTGTAAAATACCCTTTCACAATATGAGCCATATTTGGTGTTagtacaaattttaagaaacgtaaataataatatgttggaaaagttagtgaaatattgagttcatttttctatttgtattttatggAGGAATACCATTTTTGAATAAAGAATTATGGGAGATCTTTGAAATTTAGAATTTGCTTTTCCACTTCTGTAAATTTTCCAAACGAATACGCCAAATGCCCTCCAATAATTAGGATTATTCTAGtccataaaattttgtaaagtaAGTAATAAGATATTTCCAAGAATCTTCCATTGTACTATGTTGTTTTTCCAAATTAAACCTCGAACGTGTAAATCACAAAAACCTCTATCTAAATACTAGGATGGGTGCTATTTGCATTCTTGTGGTCTAGATAAATGCTGGTAGACTATTGGACAGGACATATAGCCATTGACTTTTCCTAATCCTTATCTTTAACAAACCTATCACCTGATGAATCATGATATACTCTTCATATGCATCAATTCATACATCGACTTTGATGACAATGGTCGCTAGAACTGGAGAATATGGCAGTATGCGTAGATTTAACGTggaattataaaataagagacTAGTAGTGTGTTTGTTCAAaactttccttatttttaaactttttaagttttggGAAACGgctcaaaatagaaaaactagtctatttttttttaagacgAGAGGAATACAATTTATCATCAGTTCCAATTTTGTTGccaaaattccaaaatggGAGAAATTGCCTACAACATCCAACTTCATGATTTCACTAtccactttttaatttatgaagaACATTAAAATATGACCTAAGTTCCTAATTTTAATAGCTATGTCCCACCAATACATTTTAAATCAGGATATAATATGAGCATCTACAATGAAACATCGTAAGCAGGAAACAAGACAACATCTTGAACACATCGATCttcaaataatacaaaattacatGTGACAGTGATACGATGTGCTGCCAATATCCGATGATACAGCTGTTTCAAACCTGCAAACTTGCTTGCTAGTTGCTTAAAAAacctttaaaaaattattagcaATCCATTCCGGGCTAAGTCGAACatacagaaaaaaataagaaaacgaattaaaaattataatggGATTTCACTAGGTCAAAGAGCTGATGAAATATAACTCCAAATGTTAAGTTGTGACACCTTATGCCAATCTATAAAACAGGGAAACGACAAACAAGAGTTGATAACAACATaaaccaaaatcaagaaaGTAATCCTGTGATGATCCACATAAACCAAGTGGGtctttatttgattgaattcGGACCAGGCAAGCCCTCTAGTATGAGAAACAATAGGTGGGCATAACCACTCAATATTTTGTTTCAGAGAATATCTATTCTTCTGGAACAACCACGGTGATTTCACCTTTGTCTAGCATGTCGTAGAAAGCCCTAACCTTCCGCTGCTCGTTCCAGTGGTGCATCTTCCACACACTGCCTGCAGCAATGCCAAGTGCAGTGGCGATGAGTATCTCCTTCACAACGCTTGGTCCCTTCAAAGTGGCATGGGCAACTCTATGACCAGCCATTTTAAGTTCTTACTTGGATGCTTGAATCCTGCATTTAAAACCCGATTCAGTTTAGTCATTGCCAAGCATTTTTGAGAATGATAAGGCTGCAAGCATGGGTAAGTAAGTATAAACGGTATTCTGGAAAAAAAGTGAATACAAACAACTGATGAATTGTTCGACCGTGGGGGAACAAGGGTCTAAAGCTGCCTAGCCAACAAGTTGCCAACTTGAGGAAAGTTATGCAATACTACCTCATCaagcaaattaaatatagatatcTTATTTAATCAAGGTGGAATGTTCTTGATGGAAAATGACAATCAAATTGACATTTGACACTCGGAAAGTTGCAGGCATATTCTACATATTGAAATACAAATGATATTGCTGAACATTAGAAATACACAATTTCCACTATGTAGTATAATATACTCCAGCTCCATTTTGAGATTATATTAGTCTATCACAGGTGATTAAAGTAGCTCTCACAGATCACAGTTTCTTAAAGATTGTATATTtctttgagaaaaaaaaaatcattcctACATATTGCATAGTAAAGTTGATTTGGGCCAAGTAAACAAGTTGAAACAAAATCCGTATTAAAAAGATTGTATTTGGTTATCTACATATTCGCGTCCTCATTCGTATTCAACATACAGCCAAAGACTGGAAGAGTGTAGGTAATAATTGCACTGACCAAGAACTTCATATATGCAATTTCTACttacaaaattaatgttaCATAGGAGTACACCCTATCCTCGTTTCACAGTTCTTTGATTTTCAGTAAGAAAgattatcttttctttttgcaaaGAACATTTAAAAAGTATAACTACAACCCCTACTACTATTCTAACATACTCACCAGCACAAATATTTCTCAGCATTCCCTAGCAGCACAATTGGAGGAGAAATTTCGCAAAATCCAATTGGagaaacataattataaaatcccGTGAAACAACTCGAGAACCACAGATAGAGTGCCACCGTTGAACAACCACAGACCAGGAGTAAAACAACACAATcgataaaaaaaggaaaatactAGTGTATAAAATTAAGCAAACCATAAACAACAAACCAAAAGGCAACCTagacatccaaaaaaataggtCATTATTAGAAAGTGAACGCAGCTTTAGTTGGACACCATCCCATTCCCATCGTATAGCCAAATTTCCAATCAGCTAAAACGGCACATGAGTAGACAAATCGGCATCCATAACCCATTTCAACATAAACAGATCGGAAAGTAAAAACGtaccacaaaattaaaaacccGAATCCAAATCTGCGGCGCTTTCGCTTCGTAGATCTGTACAACACAGAATCGAATATGAGAATTGATAGAAAAGAATTCGAGTTGAATTGAATTGTATGACCTTGTGGCCGAAAAATGCGAGATTTTACCCTAGAATTACCTCTCTGATTTGGACTAAACTCAGAATAGGGCTGACTGATATAGAGAACAAGTGGAAGGATGTCCGTGTATCGACTAccaaacgacgtcgttttgataaataacatttttatattttaaacttATTTATGTACGTAGTATATATACAGTactataatttgaaatatattcaaaataatattgttaattAGGCTTCGATCACCTGgtgaaatactaaaaattatatgCAAGGAAACTTGAATAAAATGCAATTGGCATTCACGAAAGCTTATAAAATCATCTCAATTCGAAATATGTCCTTGAGAAAAACATGAATTAACAAGCATAACACGAAAATGATACAAATCTCACCATTTTCAGAAATATCTTAATTTCATgacacatttatatttttttgtttagtaatttaaacaattaatatagTACAAACATTTCATTGAGATGTGAAGTAAGACAGATCAAAACTCAGACCTTGGTAGAAACTAGACAGAGATGCCTTAGAAACTCATTACTAGAAAGTAGAATATGGAGCTTTAGACCAACTATTATCAAATGAAACAAGTGATTTTGCGATAAATTGTTAGAGATTCTGTTACATCTAAGATCTTGCATTGCATTATTCTCATTTCTCAACACTCTCATCCTATGATCATGAACTTGTTGCTGCAAATGTGATACCCGGAAACGCAAAAAAAAAGCTCGATTTTCAAACTAAAAACTGCcaatttgaaataaagaacGCCTCTGAATAAGCCTCCAATTTAGTAATAGTACAAGATAAGATTAGCACAAAGAAATGGTACATATCTGTAGCTAAGCGTAGACTCGGAACTGGTATGTACAGAGCATAACACTTAGAATCGCGTTTTTATGATCAGTCCGATGCTGTGTTCTGTTGAGATTTCTTGTCATCGTGTTTCTCCTCAGCATCAATCGCAGGGGCAGCTGTGGTTTCTTCAACTTGTTGTTCAACAGGAACGACGAAGTTGTCTGAATCGGAAGCTGCTTCTCTCTCAATCACCTTGTGCTTAAGGTTATCATGAATGCCGCCATAGTCTATGCTTAGCAGAATCTCAGGAAGTGTAATGCTCTTTTCCTCTCCGAAATTGTTTCCCATTTCAATGTCGATTTTCTCCTTTGAGCTCGTGATGTCTTCAGCAGGATCGTCGTCTGTGGGTGCTACAGTCATCATCAGCTCATCGTCTTCAACAAATGCTCGAAAATCAAGCATTGAGGATGGGATTCTGGAGAAGAAGACTTCTTGGAAATTCTTGATCATCCCTCTGTTGTATGGATTCTCCTTCTTGTCGTAGCGATACCTGAAGTTCTCATACGTCGTCTGCACGAAAACACGAAGGTGTTAAGCAAAATCtacttaaagaaaaattagctacttgaattatattttggaTTCGTCACCTGGTTTGTGCTGATGAGGTAGAAGTGGAAAGCTGTAAGGCCACCAACGAACCAGACAGCGACGAAGCAGTAGAGTATCAGAAACACTGATAGAACATCACGCGACATGGCTTTCAATAGATGGTCATCTGCTCGGATAATGTTGATCAATGACAccacaaacacaaacaagcATAGGGCGGTTGATGTTGATACGAACATGTAGAAGTACCTATAGTTGCGCTGTTTCATAAACACGAGTATGTATGGATGAGGAGAAGTGGAAGTGTATGGTGAAGTGATGGAATGTGGTCAAGAATGTGTACTGATACTCACTAAACCGATGCATTGCCCAACCCACGGGCAGTGGTGGTCGAATCTCTGGACACAGTTATTGCAGATGGAGCAATGTGATGCGCGAGGGGGGCGGTAAAGCAAGCATGTGTCACAGAACTTCACCTTCACTGCGTGTCCATTGACAACGACATCCTTTGTCCGGGGAAGTTTGAGATGAGGTGTTCGGCCATTCACCCACTCCATTGAAGGGGTGTTCATCTCGAATGAATCATCACATTCGGGAGGCTTCGTGTTCCTTGGCACAATCCCAGGGTCTCTGCAAGATGTTAGGACAAGGAAGGCTACATCCTGCAAAAACATCAATTAGTGAGACTAACAAAAAGCTCGATTCTAACAAGAAACCCGAGGCAGTTTGGATTGGTAGCTTACCAAAATGGTGAGTGCAAGAGCTACTATAAGCACAGGATACCATGAAATGACAGATTTGTCTTCTTTAACGCGATTTCTGATGATAAATACGACCTTTATACAAAATGCAAGCGCAGGGGCAGCGATCAAGAAAGCCGACAAAAACAAAGAAGATACATCTGGACCAAAAACCAATCTCCCTCCAAAGAAGAACCTCTGTATGATTCAACCAACAATAACTGTCAATTCTTCCTATTATGCACTCATAATGCTCTAACTATACATGatgttaaaaaagaaaagtgatcTCCAAATTCATTCTTGCAACTTGCAAGTATGGAAAGTTGATCATATTTAAAACTCAACATCTAAGATGATCAATTTGGTTAGTATGATTAGTGCAACTGAAACAGTCTCCAATCATCAATGACATGAAATATGATAGAACCAAAAAACAGAGTTGCAttcaaaaacaagaaattatcTTTTGGACAAATTATCAAACACAATAAATACAAACAGCCAAAAACAGAAAGGGGGCTTACATTGCTTCCTCTCCAAACTTGATAAAGCCTCGGCGGCTCGTGTTTCTCCGGTTCCATATATTATTCAATCAACGAAATAAACAGAGGATTAAACTGCTGAAATCCTCAATTTCCGAATTCTGGTTTGGATCATAaactgtttttgttttgttgcaaACAGCCAACATATGAACTATCTAAAACAACTTGAATTTCCAACTTTCTTGATCATTTATGCGAAACAAGAAGTTAGTGAAAATGAGATTTGTCTAGAGAGGGATGAGAGTGGAATGATCAGGAAACAGCTGCCGTTTGGTTCTCTGTTTCTGTCTCAAAGACGGAATTTTTTAGGAATAAATGTTTTTTCTCTAACAAGAATTTCAGTTATTTTCCCTCTAAAGAGGTTCTCTGTTTCTGCTGGGCCGGCAGTTCCAACTATTTGTTCTCTttagattttcaaaaaaataggacaaaattataatcgttttattttttgtgctaccaaattaaaatcaatttaaatttttattacagTTGGTGGTTGATGATACGTGCAGGCACAACACTTTTTTGCCTGCAATTTTAGATGGACATTTACAGATATgtaatatatcaaaatatatgcCTTAatgcttattttaatttagaattatacTAACAGCAATGTTTTAGTCGCAACGTGCTAGGACTAAATGTGATATTGGTCTTATGAAGTAATCTATGTTTTCTTATTGCAAGTGTTCtaatattttccatatttgattacaaaaagagaaaaaatcatTTGCCACTTTTGAAGTGACTCGAGGTAGTTGTGTGCAATAAGAAATTGTGTAGATTGAATCAACACAATCAACAAGCATTGGACCTAAATGCTTTTCTTAATATTGTCCTACAAAAATGATTAGTTATTGTTTACTAAATCTGCACATGTGGGGCCATTGCCTTTTGTTTTCTGTTGGGGGTTTCATTTGGACCAACCTAACACAGACTCACTTAGTTattaagataaattaattgagtataccaagaaaatagaaatgaagaaTATACTGTGGTATCGAATAAAAGTTATCATATTCATgcatactactagtactaatatGAACAAATAGAATCAACTTAGAGCTCTCAGACATTCCAACAAGGTCATTAGGAGTAGTAGTCACCAACTAAAGttgtaaaaatgatgaaataaaatgcgAGATTAGAAACACGAACCCCCTTAGAAGTTAGAACGCAACCATCTCCTTTTTTTCATGAGCACATCATTGTATCACATCTACAAAGACTACATCAATCCAAAAAATAGGAGATGAAAAatggattttcaaattttacatcATTCTTTGAGATACAGCCATTGATGTTCTTTGCGAGATCTCATCATCGGAGGCGCCCGTTCTTTGATCTTCGTCGAAGGGAAGGAAGAAATTATCAGTTGCTGACTTACCTCCTCTGTCCACCTTGGGATTCTCCTCAAATATGTCCACAAATTTTGGGAGCGGTTTCCCATCCTTGCAGTAAAAGCTTTGCTCTACGTCTATCTGTCCGTTGATGTTGCCACCGTATCTCTTGGTCACAGATTCTGCAAACGTACCTTCGTCCTCGGTCACCCATTCCCGGAAATTCACAAGAGATGGCGTCGTCTTGGAGAAGAGGATCTCCTCTACATTCTTGATCGCTCCTATGTTGTATGGATTCTCCTTCTTGCCATACAGGCTTCGGAAATTCTCATATGTTGTCTGAAAATTACTAGAAACATGTGTTAGTATTTTGAGATGTTTCAACTTGTAGTAAACATATCAAGTGGCTAACCTGATTGGTGAAGATGAGGTAGTAATGGAAGACGCTGAGCCCTCCAACGAACCAGACTGCGATGAAGCTGTAGACGATGAGGGAAACCAACATCACGTCGTTTGAAAACAGGCGCCACGTCCAACCGGATTTTTTGAAGAGGTCCAAGAAAGAGAATGTGAAGACATATAAGCACAAGATTGTTGAAGTTGTTATGAACAAGATGAATGTTCCGTAGTTCCTCTGCACCAACAAAATTTACACGAGCATGAAGTTTCAGACCGTTCACGAATAAGATTAAAGAGATTGTGCTTACAGCTCCAATGCACTGGTTCAGCCAGGGGCAATGGTGGTCGAACCTCTGGATGCAATTGTTGCAAGTCGAGCAATGTGATGCGCGTGGTGGACGGTACAACAAGCAAGTATCGCAGTACTTGACCTTAACCGTGTGGCCATTGACAACGACATCCTTTGTTCTTGGCAGTTTCACTTCTGGATTCACATCAGCAATCCACTCTATGGATGGGAAGGAGCTTAATGACGCGTTATCTGATATAGGTGGCTTCGTGTTCCTAGGAATTATCCCGGGATTTCTCGTAGATGTGATGAAGAGAAAGATCAAATCCTGCAACGATACACAAGTTAAGGCATCCTCATTCAACAACACTACTGGAATAATTGTTTCTACACACCAAAAGTGTTAGGACAAGTCCCACAATCGACACAGCATGACCGGAAGACAAGTCTCGTGTCGGAATTTTCAGATACATCTTGCTACAGAATGCTAATGCAGGCCCCCCTATGATGATGGTAGTTAGCAGGGCTGACCGCATGTCAGGGCCTAAGATCAATCTCCCACCACAACAAAAAATCTGCAAAAATTAAACAGAAGAaacttaaattatttgtttttgcaGTTTTGTGAATTTGTAATGAATGCAGATACTATGTGGATGATGCATTCTGTAAAAGAGACTAGTTCAGTAATCAAATGTGAGTTGATTTATGGAGCAGAACTAAATTTAAGTCATAGACAATAAGAAAAGAATGAAATTCTCTATTGTTTGTGATCCTTTTTTTCTAATGATTTCCCTCAAATGTTGACGCATTTCTTCATACACTAAGACTACATGACAAAACATTTCAGATAAATGAACATAGAGATAGGAAATGTGTCTATCTTGATTACATTTCTACCCTTCCAAACTTGATAAAGCCTCTTCTTCGTCAGGGTTGGAGGCCCCATCCATTTTGGGGGCGCAGCAACAAAATCTTGATTTCTCATCCCTCCCTATTCACAcaaataacacaaaattttccttttttttttttttgttttttgttttcttttttaatttttttttattttctgggtttttgttttgatgaaaaagaacaaaaaacaaGATTTTGTGGAAGGAGGTTGTGGGTAGAGGAAGAAACAAACAATTGTGTGTTTATTCCTCTATAAGCAGGCTCCCTAGCTGCCTGTTCTACATTCTCTTTTGCAAAAGCAAAACATTTTCCGACAATGTTTTGCCCTTTTGATCTTTACGTACAGACTATTGTTGGAAGTTGGAACGGTTGGTTTTGTGGATCAACTCAACTGTGGCCAAAATCACCCATACATTTAAAATACcattaatcataataatatagaaataaaatataagaaaagcAAGATAGACTTTAGCAATTTAGTTGGCAAAATTATATTGCATGATTGAATATGTATCATATTTGATTCATAAGATTGAATCCCGCAACTAAATCCTAGATCGATAGTCTTATGATAATCAAGCATAGTCACCAcatccaactaaaataattacgCGACTTAATCATAGATGGATAATCACATTATAATAAGTCATGACAGTCGAACAACACAATAGAGGTAAGGGTAAAAGTGAGATTGATAATCATGAGAAAAATGTAACCTTGGCATTGTGAAAATAGACCGAAATACATTGTCACCGACCAGGTTTTTAAGAAAAGAGGAAGCAAACAAGAGATAATAATAAACATAGCATCTATTGAGGAGCAATAATGGAAACCAAATGGATTCCTAGTGCCCTAAATACTGCAAAATCCAAAACAACCAAATATCCAACTCTTGAGTCTTGGTAAACATCCAACAAGAGCAAAAACAGCCATAAATATTTCTGAACATAAGGGTAGCTAGAAAATAAGAGTtaataaaattccaacaaGTCTGCCTAACTGCAGAATCCTACAACATAGGAAAGCAAACTAAGAGATTCTACAACACAACCAGTCCAGCTGCATATCTGCAGATGCTGATAATACACCTTGAGAGGCCCACCTCCTTCCTGCCATCTTCTTCCACAGTGAGAGAGAGACGGGAGTCGGAGGAAAGCCGCATGGGaaaattttcacttttcttCAAGCTTGCACCATAACCTATAAATCATTACAGGCATTACATTAGTCTAAACACTGCTTGATTCATCACCGAGTCACGTGCTTATTAGAAATGGCAGCCAAACGAGCATGTAGGATTCGTTCAAAATCATATCAAATGGACAAAACAATCACACTTTTAAGAACATGTGTGTTGTGTAGCTTGTTTAAGGTGTTGTATATTTCTGAGGCATAATAAGCATTGGCAATAACTGAAAAAATTAAGGGGTGGCCCTGGCTGACACccattttttcttgatttatgcAAGTTCTAAGCACGTAGACGATGGGAAGTGCATACAGAAAGCATAGATGTCACCAGTAATGAAATGCATTTACTAAGGTAAAAATAAGGGTAATCACCATAGCTAACCTTTATTTCAAAGCATCAAGCACCGAGAGATTCTCGGCCACCACAGGAGATGGTCAATAGAAGTGACCTCTGCACTTGACTGATCCGCACAAGCACT
The nucleotide sequence above comes from Salvia hispanica cultivar TCC Black 2014 chromosome 5, UniMelb_Shisp_WGS_1.0, whole genome shotgun sequence. Encoded proteins:
- the LOC125191048 gene encoding probable cytochrome c oxidase subunit 5C-1, producing MAGHRVAHATLKGPSVVKEILIATALGIAAGSVWKMHHWNEQRKVRAFYDMLDKGEITVVVPEE
- the LOC125190405 gene encoding probable protein S-acyltransferase 4, whose translation is MEPEKHEPPRLYQVWRGSNRFFFGGRLVFGPDVSSLFLSAFLIAAPALAFCIKVVFIIRNRVKEDKSVISWYPVLIVALALTILDVAFLVLTSCRDPGIVPRNTKPPECDDSFEMNTPSMEWVNGRTPHLKLPRTKDVVVNGHAVKVKFCDTCLLYRPPRASHCSICNNCVQRFDHHCPWVGQCIGLRNYRYFYMFVSTSTALCLFVFVVSLINIIRADDHLLKAMSRDVLSVFLILYCFVAVWFVGGLTAFHFYLISTNQTTYENFRYRYDKKENPYNRGMIKNFQEVFFSRIPSSMLDFRAFVEDDELMMTVAPTDDDPAEDITSSKEKIDIEMGNNFGEEKSITLPEILLSIDYGGIHDNLKHKVIEREAASDSDNFVVPVEQQVEETTAAPAIDAEEKHDDKKSQQNTASD
- the LOC125190406 gene encoding probable protein S-acyltransferase 3 — protein: MRNQDFVAAPPKWMGPPTLTKKRLYQVWKGRNIFCCGGRLILGPDMRSALLTTIIIGGPALAFCSKMYLKIPTRDLSSGHAVSIVGLVLTLLDLIFLFITSTRNPGIIPRNTKPPISDNASLSSFPSIEWIADVNPEVKLPRTKDVVVNGHTVKVKYCDTCLLYRPPRASHCSTCNNCIQRFDHHCPWLNQCIGARNYGTFILFITTSTILCLYVFTFSFLDLFKKSGWTWRLFSNDVMLVSLIVYSFIAVWFVGGLSVFHYYLIFTNQTTYENFRSLYGKKENPYNIGAIKNVEEILFSKTTPSLVNFREWVTEDEGTFAESVTKRYGGNINGQIDVEQSFYCKDGKPLPKFVDIFEENPKVDRGGKSATDNFFLPFDEDQRTGASDDEISQRTSMAVSQRMM